The proteins below are encoded in one region of Dioscorea cayenensis subsp. rotundata cultivar TDr96_F1 chromosome 18, TDr96_F1_v2_PseudoChromosome.rev07_lg8_w22 25.fasta, whole genome shotgun sequence:
- the LOC120282048 gene encoding granule-bound starch synthase 2, chloroplastic/amyloplastic isoform X2: MASVGSLHVYHSLLFHGGASSGKRLAFDPSRLQLQSTGDLCGSVCGMRIGRGVGSGVLIGRKERRGLGVGRKDGGFEIEEDDEDGDEKDVADDALRATIRKSKKVLEKQKNLLEKIVASRKMVSSLESSVLSGQPGTDSYDGNGTSYLKVGQTTNGEALDREHESVVSSDNHTNSKITGSATMIDGDLVKEERKVKTRSQAESSIAHAPGLVKKEDGLKTASSKVTTTPVLETSKSTGFKGATKFKDETLKDLVEADVDVVDGEHEITPEQEKEESLPLAGVNVMNVIIVAAECAPWSKTGGLGDVAGALPKALARRGHRVMVVVPRYGEYTEPQATGVHKHYKVDGQDMDVTYFHAYIDGVDFVFIDSPIFRHRQNDIYGGNRQVPWHVPCGGVCYGDGNLVFIANDWHTALLPVYLKANYRDHGLMKYTRSVLVIHNIAHQGRGPVEDFSFTSLPEHYIDLFKLYDPVGGEHFNIFAAGIKTADQVVTVSRGYSWELKTSEGGWGLNEIINENDWKFRGIVNGIDTKDWNPEVDIHLKSDGYTNYSLETFKTGKAKCKAALQQELGLAVREVPIIAFIGRLDHQKGVDLIAEAMHWIVGNDVQVILLGTGRPDLEEMLKKFEREHHEKVRGWVGFSVKMAHRITAGADILMMPSRFEPCGLNQLYAMAYGTVPVVHAVGGLRDTVRQFDPYSESGYGWAFDRAESNQLINALGNCLKTYWNYKDSWEGLQRRGMTQDLSWDNAAVQYEEVLVAAKYQW; this comes from the exons ATGGCTTCAGTTGGTTCTCTTCATGTGTACCATTCTCTCCTCTTTCATGGCGGAGCGAGCAGTGGGAAAAGGCTCGCCTTTGATCCTTCTCGCTTGCAGTTGCAGAGCACTGGTGATCTTTGTGGAAGTGTTTGTGGAATGCGAATCGGAAGAGGTGTTGGCAGTGGTGTTTTGATTGGGCGGAAGGAGCGCAGAGGTCTGGGAGTTGGTAGGAAAGATGGTGGCTTTGAGATCGAGgaggatgatgaagatggagatgaaaaGGATGTTGCCGATGATGCACTCCGTGCCACCATTAGAAAAAGCAAAAAGGTTCTCGAAAAGCAGAAGAATTTGCTCGAAAAG ATTGTGGCAAGTAGGAAGATGGTTTCATCCTTGGAAAGTAGTGTTCTCAGCGGTCAGCCGGGGACAGATTCTTATGACGGGAATGGCACTTCTTATTTGAAGGTGGGCCAAACAACAAATGGAGAAGCACTTGATCGAGAACACGAGAGTGTTGTTAGTTCTGATAATCATACCAACTCGAAGATTACAGGTTCTGCAACTAtgattgatggagatcttgttaaggaaGAGAGGAAAGTCAAAACTAGATCTCAAGCTGAATCCTCAATTGCACATGCTCCTGGATTAGTTAAGAAAGAAGATGGTTTGAAAACAGCTTCGTCTAAGGTTACAACAACGCCTGTTTTGGAAACCTCCAAATCTACTGGATTCAAAGGTGCTACTAAATTCAAAGATGAAACACTTAAGGATTTGGTAGAAGCAGATGTTGACGTTGTGGATGGGGAGCATGAAATCACTCCAGAGCAAGAAAAAGAGGAATCCCTTCCTTTGGCTGGGGTGAATGTCATGAATGTTATAATAGTAGCCGCAGAATGTGCTCCTTGGTCCAAAACAG GTGGGCTTGGTGATGTTGCTGGAGCATTACCAAAGGCTTTGGCTAGGAGAGGCCACAGGGTTATG GTTGTGGTGCCACGGTATGGTGAATATACTGAACCTCAAGCGACTGGTGTACACAAACATTACAAGGTTGATGGACAG GATATGGATGTAACTTATTTTCATGCCTACATCGATGGGGtggattttgttttcattgatagTCCTATTTTTCGCCATCGACAGAATGATATATATGGTGGAAACAGACAG GTCCCCTGGCATGTTCCATGTGGTGGTGTCTGCTACGGAGATGGAAATCTGGTTTTCATTGCAAATGATTGGCACACTGCCTTGTTACCTGTTTATCTGAAGGCCAACTATCGTGACCATGGCTTGATGAAGTATACTCGAAGTGTGCTTGTGATTCACAACATTGCTCACCAG GGCCGGGGTCCTGTAGAAGACTTCTCCTTTACAAGTCTACCTGAGCACTACATCGATCTGTTCAAACTCTATGATCCAGTAGGAGGCGAGCACTTTAATATATTTGCTGCTGGTATAAAAACCGCTGACCAGGTTGTTACTGTAAGCCGTGGTTATTCATGGGAACTGAAAACATCGGAAGGTGGCTGGGGTCTTAACGAAATCATAAATGAGAATGATTGGAAATTTCGAGGCATTGTAAATGGTATCGATACTAAAGATTGGAACCCTGAAGTAGATATACACTTGAAGTCAGATGGGTACACAAACTATTCACTGGAAACCTTTAAAACAGGCAAAGCCAAGTGCAAAGCTGCGTTGCAGCAAGAGCTTGGCTTGGCAGTCCGTGAAGTACCAATCATTGCATTCATTGGGAGGTTGGATCATCAGAAAGGTGTGGATCTCATCGCTGAGGCTATGCATTGGATTGTTGGCAATGATGTGCAAGTGATATTGTTGGGAACTGGAAGACCAGATCTAGAAGAAATGCTGAAGAAGTTCGAAAGAGAGCACCATGAAAAAGTTCGAGGATGGGTTGGCTTTTCTGTGAAGATGGCGCACCGGATCACAGCAGGCGCTGATATTCTCATGATGCCATCGAGGTTTGAGCCTTGTGGACTGAATCAGCTCTATGCCATGGCTTACGGGACAGTGCCCGTAGTGCATGCTGTCGGTGGACTTCGGGATACCGTGCGTCAGTTTGATCCTTACAGTGAGTCTGGATATGGTTGGGCTTTCGACAGAGCTGAGTCTAATCAGCTAATCAATGCCTTAGGAAATTGTTTGAAGACATATTGGAATTACAAGGACAGTTGGGAGGGACTCCAGCGGCGGGGAATGACGCAAGATCTCAGTTGGGACAACGCTGCTGTGCAGTATGAAGAAGTTCTTGTTGCTGCCAAGTACCAATGGTGA
- the LOC120282048 gene encoding soluble starch synthase 2-2, chloroplastic/amyloplastic isoform X1: MASVGSLHVYHSLLFHGGASSGKRLAFDPSRLQLQSTGDLCGSVCGMRIGRGVGSGVLIGRKERRGLGVGRKDGGFEIEEDDEDGDEKDVADDALRATIRKSKKVLEKQKNLLEKIVASRKMVSSLESSVLSGQPGTDSYDGNGTSYLKVGQTTNGEALDREHESVVSSDNHTNSKITGSATMIDGDLVKEERKVKTRSQAESSIAHAPGLVKKEDGLKTASSKVTTTPVLETSKSTGFKGATKFKDETLKDLVEADVDVVDGEHEITPEQEKEESLPLAGVNVMNVIIVAAECAPWSKTGGLGDVAGALPKALARRGHRVMVVVPRYGEYTEPQATGVHKHYKVDGQDMDVTYFHAYIDGVDFVFIDSPIFRHRQNDIYGGNRQDILKRMILLCKAAIEVPWHVPCGGVCYGDGNLVFIANDWHTALLPVYLKANYRDHGLMKYTRSVLVIHNIAHQGRGPVEDFSFTSLPEHYIDLFKLYDPVGGEHFNIFAAGIKTADQVVTVSRGYSWELKTSEGGWGLNEIINENDWKFRGIVNGIDTKDWNPEVDIHLKSDGYTNYSLETFKTGKAKCKAALQQELGLAVREVPIIAFIGRLDHQKGVDLIAEAMHWIVGNDVQVILLGTGRPDLEEMLKKFEREHHEKVRGWVGFSVKMAHRITAGADILMMPSRFEPCGLNQLYAMAYGTVPVVHAVGGLRDTVRQFDPYSESGYGWAFDRAESNQLINALGNCLKTYWNYKDSWEGLQRRGMTQDLSWDNAAVQYEEVLVAAKYQW; this comes from the exons ATGGCTTCAGTTGGTTCTCTTCATGTGTACCATTCTCTCCTCTTTCATGGCGGAGCGAGCAGTGGGAAAAGGCTCGCCTTTGATCCTTCTCGCTTGCAGTTGCAGAGCACTGGTGATCTTTGTGGAAGTGTTTGTGGAATGCGAATCGGAAGAGGTGTTGGCAGTGGTGTTTTGATTGGGCGGAAGGAGCGCAGAGGTCTGGGAGTTGGTAGGAAAGATGGTGGCTTTGAGATCGAGgaggatgatgaagatggagatgaaaaGGATGTTGCCGATGATGCACTCCGTGCCACCATTAGAAAAAGCAAAAAGGTTCTCGAAAAGCAGAAGAATTTGCTCGAAAAG ATTGTGGCAAGTAGGAAGATGGTTTCATCCTTGGAAAGTAGTGTTCTCAGCGGTCAGCCGGGGACAGATTCTTATGACGGGAATGGCACTTCTTATTTGAAGGTGGGCCAAACAACAAATGGAGAAGCACTTGATCGAGAACACGAGAGTGTTGTTAGTTCTGATAATCATACCAACTCGAAGATTACAGGTTCTGCAACTAtgattgatggagatcttgttaaggaaGAGAGGAAAGTCAAAACTAGATCTCAAGCTGAATCCTCAATTGCACATGCTCCTGGATTAGTTAAGAAAGAAGATGGTTTGAAAACAGCTTCGTCTAAGGTTACAACAACGCCTGTTTTGGAAACCTCCAAATCTACTGGATTCAAAGGTGCTACTAAATTCAAAGATGAAACACTTAAGGATTTGGTAGAAGCAGATGTTGACGTTGTGGATGGGGAGCATGAAATCACTCCAGAGCAAGAAAAAGAGGAATCCCTTCCTTTGGCTGGGGTGAATGTCATGAATGTTATAATAGTAGCCGCAGAATGTGCTCCTTGGTCCAAAACAG GTGGGCTTGGTGATGTTGCTGGAGCATTACCAAAGGCTTTGGCTAGGAGAGGCCACAGGGTTATG GTTGTGGTGCCACGGTATGGTGAATATACTGAACCTCAAGCGACTGGTGTACACAAACATTACAAGGTTGATGGACAG GATATGGATGTAACTTATTTTCATGCCTACATCGATGGGGtggattttgttttcattgatagTCCTATTTTTCGCCATCGACAGAATGATATATATGGTGGAAACAGACAG GACATTTTGAAACGCATGATTTTGTTATGCAAAGCAGCCATTGAG GTCCCCTGGCATGTTCCATGTGGTGGTGTCTGCTACGGAGATGGAAATCTGGTTTTCATTGCAAATGATTGGCACACTGCCTTGTTACCTGTTTATCTGAAGGCCAACTATCGTGACCATGGCTTGATGAAGTATACTCGAAGTGTGCTTGTGATTCACAACATTGCTCACCAG GGCCGGGGTCCTGTAGAAGACTTCTCCTTTACAAGTCTACCTGAGCACTACATCGATCTGTTCAAACTCTATGATCCAGTAGGAGGCGAGCACTTTAATATATTTGCTGCTGGTATAAAAACCGCTGACCAGGTTGTTACTGTAAGCCGTGGTTATTCATGGGAACTGAAAACATCGGAAGGTGGCTGGGGTCTTAACGAAATCATAAATGAGAATGATTGGAAATTTCGAGGCATTGTAAATGGTATCGATACTAAAGATTGGAACCCTGAAGTAGATATACACTTGAAGTCAGATGGGTACACAAACTATTCACTGGAAACCTTTAAAACAGGCAAAGCCAAGTGCAAAGCTGCGTTGCAGCAAGAGCTTGGCTTGGCAGTCCGTGAAGTACCAATCATTGCATTCATTGGGAGGTTGGATCATCAGAAAGGTGTGGATCTCATCGCTGAGGCTATGCATTGGATTGTTGGCAATGATGTGCAAGTGATATTGTTGGGAACTGGAAGACCAGATCTAGAAGAAATGCTGAAGAAGTTCGAAAGAGAGCACCATGAAAAAGTTCGAGGATGGGTTGGCTTTTCTGTGAAGATGGCGCACCGGATCACAGCAGGCGCTGATATTCTCATGATGCCATCGAGGTTTGAGCCTTGTGGACTGAATCAGCTCTATGCCATGGCTTACGGGACAGTGCCCGTAGTGCATGCTGTCGGTGGACTTCGGGATACCGTGCGTCAGTTTGATCCTTACAGTGAGTCTGGATATGGTTGGGCTTTCGACAGAGCTGAGTCTAATCAGCTAATCAATGCCTTAGGAAATTGTTTGAAGACATATTGGAATTACAAGGACAGTTGGGAGGGACTCCAGCGGCGGGGAATGACGCAAGATCTCAGTTGGGACAACGCTGCTGTGCAGTATGAAGAAGTTCTTGTTGCTGCCAAGTACCAATGGTGA